From Candidatus Eremiobacterota bacterium, the proteins below share one genomic window:
- a CDS encoding DUF1844 domain-containing protein gives MAENPGGTPSPESDISLDELMPKDVYTLVRYLIASLAQQSWIFMGLHMNPFTKTTTKDLTQAKLAIDCAQALTEKLGPWMEEKEKKEYQALLQTLQMNFIQQSSQ, from the coding sequence ATGGCAGAAAATCCCGGCGGCACCCCATCTCCTGAAAGCGACATCTCTCTCGATGAACTGATGCCTAAAGATGTCTATACTCTTGTGAGATACCTCATCGCTTCTCTTGCCCAGCAGTCATGGATATTCATGGGCCTTCACATGAACCCCTTTACCAAGACCACAACAAAGGACCTCACCCAGGCAAAGCTTGCCATCGACTGCGCTCAAGCCCTCACGGAAAAGCTCGGCCCATGGATGGAGGAAAAGGAGAAAAAGGAATACCAGGCACTTCTGCAGACCTTGCAGATGAATTTCATTCAGCAGAGCAGCCAGTAA